One stretch of Ornithinimicrobium ciconiae DNA includes these proteins:
- a CDS encoding glycoside hydrolase family 3 protein gives MRRGLLAALTVSALLVTSCSGGEGTVGDATTTESTATSGSAVPGPTGSDTDQTTQTGGGGDGAGATDGSDTGQITAGPGEDAATTAPSGDRGIGLPSVAEVDRARADVAALSDRELAGQLIVAAYSGTDPAEAAALVREQHLGGLITLGGNVPGSIDARVPLLTSMTSQVQQAVTDSGRDWPAFLGIDQEGGAITRVAAPLDRWPAPMALGAARDPELVREVTAASGEQLRALGYTVVFAPSADVTIGPQDPTIGTRSPGSDTQLVAETAVAEATGFADAGIVAVVKHFPGHGGVTGDSHLGAVVLDRDLSELEEQDLVPFRATVDAGVPALMPGHIVVSAVDPDAPATLSRAVLTDLLREDLGFTGMVVTDALNMGAVTDAGGGHPAVGSLLAGADVLLMPPDPPAAIDAIVFALEDGILQRADLEDSAARTVATLRHQQQVPAPDLSVIGSDRELSVRAAAAGVTQLSGTCGERLVGDSITIQGGTDADRDNLVAAAGAAGLATGSGDSVVLVGGSSYQAGGGVGGPGTGSGDVVVAMDRPYVLADSTASTALIAAYGRDRATMDALVQVLLGETTAPGALPTPVGEFPIGSGCSS, from the coding sequence GTGAGGCGCGGGCTGCTCGCGGCGCTAACTGTCTCGGCCCTGCTGGTGACCTCGTGCAGCGGCGGAGAAGGGACGGTCGGCGACGCCACCACGACCGAGAGCACCGCGACCTCGGGGTCCGCGGTGCCTGGCCCGACAGGTTCCGACACGGACCAGACCACCCAGACCGGCGGTGGCGGCGACGGTGCGGGTGCCACCGACGGGTCCGACACAGGGCAGATCACAGCCGGGCCGGGAGAGGACGCGGCCACGACCGCCCCGTCCGGCGACCGCGGCATCGGACTGCCGTCGGTGGCCGAGGTGGACCGGGCCCGGGCTGACGTCGCAGCCCTCTCCGACCGGGAGCTGGCCGGCCAACTGATCGTCGCGGCATACTCGGGCACCGACCCGGCCGAGGCCGCCGCGTTGGTCCGGGAGCAGCACCTGGGCGGGCTGATCACTCTCGGGGGCAACGTGCCGGGATCGATCGACGCGCGCGTCCCCCTGTTGACGTCGATGACCTCGCAGGTGCAGCAGGCCGTTACCGACAGCGGGCGGGACTGGCCCGCCTTCCTCGGCATCGACCAGGAGGGTGGGGCGATCACCCGGGTCGCCGCCCCGCTGGACCGGTGGCCCGCGCCGATGGCGCTCGGTGCGGCACGGGATCCTGAGCTGGTGCGCGAGGTGACCGCGGCCTCGGGGGAGCAGCTGCGCGCGCTGGGCTACACGGTCGTCTTTGCGCCGTCGGCTGACGTCACCATCGGTCCGCAGGACCCGACGATCGGCACCCGCTCGCCCGGCAGCGACACACAGCTGGTCGCCGAGACCGCTGTCGCCGAGGCCACCGGCTTTGCTGATGCCGGCATCGTGGCCGTCGTCAAGCACTTCCCCGGGCACGGTGGCGTCACCGGGGACAGTCATCTGGGGGCAGTCGTCCTGGACCGTGACCTGAGCGAGTTGGAGGAGCAGGACCTGGTCCCCTTCCGCGCGACGGTGGACGCAGGGGTCCCGGCGCTCATGCCCGGGCACATCGTGGTGTCGGCCGTTGACCCGGATGCTCCCGCGACGCTGTCTCGAGCGGTCCTGACCGACCTGCTGCGCGAGGACCTGGGGTTCACCGGGATGGTGGTCACCGACGCGCTCAACATGGGTGCTGTCACAGACGCCGGCGGCGGACACCCGGCCGTCGGGTCACTCCTGGCCGGAGCCGACGTGCTCCTCATGCCGCCCGACCCGCCGGCAGCCATCGACGCGATCGTCTTTGCGCTCGAGGACGGGATCCTGCAGCGTGCGGACCTGGAGGACTCTGCGGCGCGCACGGTCGCCACGCTGCGCCACCAGCAGCAGGTGCCCGCCCCCGACCTGTCGGTGATCGGCTCGGATCGCGAGCTGTCGGTGCGCGCAGCCGCTGCCGGTGTGACCCAGCTCTCCGGCACGTGCGGAGAGCGTCTGGTCGGCGACTCGATCACCATCCAGGGCGGCACCGACGCGGACCGTGACAATCTCGTCGCGGCGGCCGGGGCCGCAGGGCTCGCGACCGGATCGGGCGACTCCGTGGTGCTGGTGGGAGGCTCGAGTTATCAGGCAGGTGGTGGGGTCGGCGGGCCGGGCACCGGGTCCGGCGACGTCGTGGTCGCGATGGACCGTCCCTACGTGCTGGCGGACAGCACGGCCTCGACGGCGCTGATCGCTGCCTATGGCCGGGACCGGGCCACCATGGACGCGCTGGTGCAGGTGCTGCTCGGCGAGACCACCGCCCCGGGGGCGCTCCCGACCCCGGTCGGGGAGTTCCCAATCGGCTCCGGCTGCTCCTCGTAG
- a CDS encoding THUMP-like domain-containing protein, producing MDLQTVTALREPSAWALLQSLPEYDEGSALALTTRLRSAGHDPALVAAVLTQSRLRLRGQVKFGDRVGQMLLTPDGVEQATRWQLAARHAQRFAAAGVDTVWDLGCGLGGDALALAAAGVRVQAVEADPATAAMAAHNLQDTPGATVHPALVEDLDLEPGPGVGAWLDPARRIPGRTDHRGRTVRTFSLDQLSPTWEAVQEVAAALGHVGAKLSPSFPRDAVPQGAEAQWTSFGGEVLECVVWWGGLVDHPGRTAQVHTGPADGGRWLEVRDEGGDAGPAPVLSTIDDIGEWLYEPDRAVLQAGLTGILTQAVEGSETAPGAGYVTSSQQAVVPWARRFRVRSVHPLSIKPLRRWAREADIGRLTIKKRLVPIDPDRLRADLRLSGNREAVVVLTPVAGRPMLLEVEPDD from the coding sequence ATGGATCTGCAGACTGTCACCGCCCTGCGCGAGCCGTCCGCGTGGGCCCTGCTGCAGTCCCTCCCGGAGTATGACGAGGGGTCTGCTCTCGCGCTCACCACCAGGCTGCGGTCGGCCGGCCACGACCCGGCCCTGGTCGCCGCAGTCCTCACCCAGTCACGCCTGCGTCTGCGGGGGCAGGTGAAGTTCGGCGACCGAGTCGGACAGATGCTGCTGACCCCCGACGGTGTCGAACAGGCCACGCGGTGGCAGCTCGCGGCCCGGCACGCACAACGCTTTGCGGCAGCAGGCGTGGACACCGTGTGGGACCTGGGGTGCGGGCTCGGGGGTGACGCCCTGGCGCTGGCCGCCGCGGGGGTGCGGGTGCAGGCCGTCGAGGCAGACCCCGCCACGGCAGCCATGGCGGCACACAATCTGCAGGACACTCCGGGCGCCACGGTCCACCCGGCGCTGGTCGAGGACCTGGACCTAGAGCCCGGACCTGGCGTGGGGGCGTGGCTGGATCCGGCCCGCCGGATCCCGGGGCGCACCGATCACCGGGGACGCACGGTGCGCACGTTCTCCCTGGACCAGCTCTCCCCCACCTGGGAGGCGGTGCAGGAGGTGGCTGCGGCACTGGGACACGTGGGGGCCAAGCTGTCGCCGTCCTTTCCCCGGGACGCGGTCCCGCAGGGTGCGGAGGCGCAGTGGACCTCCTTCGGCGGGGAGGTGCTGGAATGTGTCGTCTGGTGGGGTGGCCTGGTGGATCATCCGGGTCGCACGGCACAGGTCCACACCGGCCCCGCCGACGGCGGGCGCTGGCTCGAGGTGCGCGACGAGGGCGGGGACGCCGGGCCGGCCCCCGTCCTCTCCACGATTGACGACATCGGGGAGTGGCTCTACGAGCCCGACCGGGCGGTGCTGCAGGCCGGTCTCACGGGCATCCTCACCCAGGCGGTCGAGGGCAGCGAGACGGCCCCAGGAGCTGGATATGTGACCAGCTCGCAGCAGGCCGTAGTGCCCTGGGCGCGCCGCTTCCGGGTGCGCTCGGTGCACCCGCTGTCGATCAAACCGCTGCGCCGCTGGGCCCGGGAGGCTGACATCGGGCGACTGACCATCAAGAAGCGGCTGGTGCCGATCGACCCCGACCGGTTGCGGGCCGACCTGCGGCTGAGCGGGAACCGGGAGGCCGTGGTGGTGCTGACTCCAGTGGCCGGTCGGCCGATGCTGCTCGAGGTCGAGCCTGACGACTGA
- a CDS encoding phospholipase D-like domain-containing protein translates to MGRWDELGRRTRQILMGAGALSVATPIGLAVALTGVDILRKRRVPDQHSVPPHDPLPATVDGNELTTYTYGEHLFADMIEAIDNATDFVYLVTYIWKGDELGQQFKDAVIRAAERGVTVCVVFDGFANLVVPREFKRFPESVHLLKFPTVRSGLVVNVRRTGRDHRKVLVVDGTIGFVGGYNIGSLYVDKWRDTHMRVAGDAVWELQNTFVDFWNRHRKRRHPPLPDSGSPVWNSRILAARNEPSRLVFPVRGIYLEAIDRAMHRIWITQGYFIPDREILGGLLAAAERGVDIRVLMPEASNHVVADWVARSHYGTLLRGGVRIFLYEDVMVHAKTATVDGTWTTVGTANIDRLSLIGNYEVNLEIHDRGQAAQMEEIFTRDLANARELTLEEWEERGLLSRAAEWILEPLHPLL, encoded by the coding sequence ATGGGCAGATGGGACGAGCTGGGCCGTCGAACCCGGCAGATCCTCATGGGCGCCGGAGCGCTCAGCGTCGCCACACCCATCGGGCTCGCGGTGGCCCTGACTGGCGTCGACATCCTGCGCAAGCGACGGGTGCCGGACCAGCACTCGGTGCCACCCCACGATCCGCTGCCCGCCACCGTGGACGGCAACGAGCTGACGACCTACACCTACGGAGAGCACCTCTTCGCGGACATGATCGAGGCGATCGACAACGCCACGGACTTCGTCTATCTGGTCACCTACATCTGGAAGGGTGACGAGCTCGGTCAGCAGTTCAAGGATGCTGTCATCCGCGCTGCCGAACGGGGCGTGACGGTCTGCGTGGTCTTCGACGGCTTCGCCAACCTCGTCGTGCCCCGGGAGTTCAAGCGCTTCCCCGAGTCCGTCCACCTGCTGAAGTTCCCGACGGTGCGTTCAGGGCTGGTTGTTAACGTGCGGCGCACCGGGCGGGACCACCGCAAGGTGCTCGTGGTCGATGGCACGATCGGTTTCGTCGGTGGTTACAACATCGGCTCCCTGTATGTCGACAAGTGGCGTGACACGCACATGAGGGTCGCGGGGGACGCGGTCTGGGAGCTGCAGAACACCTTCGTCGACTTCTGGAACCGGCACCGCAAACGGCGCCACCCCCCGCTGCCGGACTCCGGCTCACCGGTGTGGAACTCCCGAATCCTGGCGGCGCGCAACGAGCCGAGCCGGCTGGTCTTTCCGGTCCGGGGGATCTATCTGGAGGCGATCGACCGGGCGATGCACCGGATCTGGATCACCCAGGGTTACTTCATCCCCGACCGCGAGATCCTCGGTGGTCTGCTGGCGGCTGCCGAGCGCGGTGTCGACATCCGGGTGCTGATGCCGGAGGCATCCAACCACGTGGTGGCGGACTGGGTCGCGCGCTCGCACTACGGCACCCTGCTGCGCGGTGGCGTGCGGATCTTCCTCTATGAGGACGTGATGGTGCACGCCAAGACCGCCACCGTCGACGGCACCTGGACCACGGTCGGGACCGCCAACATCGACCGGCTCTCGCTCATCGGCAACTACGAGGTCAACCTGGAGATCCACGATCGGGGGCAGGCTGCCCAGATGGAGGAGATCTTCACCCGTGACCTGGCCAACGCACGAGAGTTGACGCTGGAGGAGTGGGAGGAACGCGGACTGCTCTCGCGCGCGGCGGAGTGGATTCTGGAGCCTTTGCACCCGCTGCTCTGA
- the groES gene encoding co-chaperone GroES translates to MSVSIKPLEDRIVIKALEAEQTTASGLVIPDTAKEKPQEGEVLAVGPGRFNDNGGERIPLDIAVGDRVIYSKYGGTEIKHGGQEYLILSARDVLAVVG, encoded by the coding sequence GTGTCGGTTTCCATCAAGCCGCTCGAAGACCGGATCGTCATCAAGGCCCTCGAGGCCGAGCAGACCACCGCCTCTGGCCTGGTCATCCCGGACACTGCCAAGGAGAAGCCCCAGGAGGGCGAGGTCCTGGCCGTCGGTCCGGGCCGTTTCAACGACAACGGCGGCGAGCGCATCCCGCTCGACATCGCCGTGGGTGACCGCGTCATCTACAGCAAGTACGGCGGCACCGAGATCAAGCACGGCGGCCAGGAGTACCTCATCCTGTCCGCGCGTGACGTGCTGGCCGTCGTCGGCTGA
- the groL gene encoding chaperonin GroEL (60 kDa chaperone family; promotes refolding of misfolded polypeptides especially under stressful conditions; forms two stacked rings of heptamers to form a barrel-shaped 14mer; ends can be capped by GroES; misfolded proteins enter the barrel where they are refolded when GroES binds), whose amino-acid sequence MAKQLEFNDNARKALERGVDALANAVKVTLGPKGRNVVLDKKWGAPTITNDGVTIAREVELEDPYENLGAQLAKEVATKTNDVAGDGTTTATVLAQAMVHQGLRNVAAGAAPAGLKRGIDKAVTALSDRLLENAREVEGRDEIAQVASLSAQDTTIGELIAEAFDKVGKDGVITVEESSTTAMELEFTEGMQFDKGYLSPYFVTDAERMEAVLEDAYILFHQGKISSVADLLPLLEKVIGESKPLFIIAEDVEGEALSTLVVNKIRGTFNAVAVKAPGFGDRRKAMMQDMATLTGGQVVAEEVGLKLDQVGLEVLGRARRVVSTKDSTVIVDGEGSADEVKARVDQITSEIASTDSDWDREKLQERLAKLSGGVCVIKVGAHTEVELKEKKHRIEDAVSATRAAIEEGIVAGGGSALIHASTALDDLALDGDEAVGVSIVRAAVQEPLRWIAENAGLQGYVATTKVAELELGHGLNAATGEYGDLLAAGVIDPVKVTRSALRNAASIAAMVLSTETLVVEKPEEKEEAGHGHSH is encoded by the coding sequence ATGGCCAAGCAGCTGGAATTCAACGACAACGCGCGCAAGGCGCTGGAGCGGGGCGTCGACGCCCTCGCCAACGCCGTGAAGGTGACCCTGGGCCCCAAGGGTCGCAACGTCGTGCTCGACAAGAAGTGGGGCGCCCCGACGATTACCAACGACGGCGTCACGATCGCCCGTGAGGTCGAGCTGGAGGACCCCTACGAGAACCTGGGTGCTCAGCTGGCCAAGGAGGTCGCGACCAAGACCAACGACGTCGCTGGTGACGGCACCACGACGGCGACCGTGCTGGCTCAGGCGATGGTCCACCAGGGCCTGCGCAACGTCGCCGCCGGCGCCGCCCCGGCCGGTTTGAAGCGAGGCATCGACAAGGCCGTGACGGCCCTGTCCGACCGCCTGCTCGAGAACGCCCGTGAGGTCGAGGGCCGTGACGAGATCGCCCAGGTGGCGAGCCTGTCCGCCCAGGACACCACCATCGGTGAGCTGATCGCCGAGGCCTTCGACAAGGTCGGCAAGGACGGTGTGATCACCGTCGAGGAGTCCTCCACCACCGCGATGGAGCTCGAGTTCACCGAGGGCATGCAGTTCGACAAGGGCTACCTCTCGCCCTACTTCGTCACCGACGCGGAGCGGATGGAGGCTGTCCTGGAGGATGCCTACATCCTGTTCCACCAGGGCAAGATCTCCTCGGTCGCCGACCTACTGCCGCTGCTGGAGAAGGTCATCGGCGAGAGCAAGCCGCTGTTCATCATCGCCGAGGACGTGGAGGGCGAGGCCCTCTCGACCCTGGTCGTGAACAAGATCCGTGGCACCTTCAACGCCGTCGCGGTGAAGGCCCCCGGTTTCGGTGACCGCCGCAAGGCGATGATGCAGGACATGGCGACCCTCACCGGTGGCCAGGTCGTCGCCGAGGAGGTCGGACTCAAGCTCGACCAGGTCGGGCTCGAGGTGTTGGGCAGGGCCCGCCGGGTCGTCTCCACCAAGGACTCCACGGTCATCGTCGACGGTGAGGGCTCGGCCGACGAGGTGAAGGCCCGCGTGGACCAGATCACCTCTGAGATCGCTAGCACCGACTCGGACTGGGACCGCGAGAAGCTCCAGGAGCGTCTGGCCAAGCTGTCCGGCGGTGTCTGCGTCATCAAGGTCGGCGCGCACACCGAGGTCGAGCTCAAGGAGAAGAAGCACCGCATCGAGGACGCCGTCTCCGCGACGCGCGCCGCGATCGAGGAGGGCATCGTCGCCGGCGGTGGCTCGGCTCTGATCCACGCCTCCACCGCGCTGGACGACCTGGCGCTGGATGGTGACGAGGCGGTGGGTGTCAGCATCGTGCGCGCCGCTGTGCAGGAGCCGCTGCGCTGGATCGCTGAGAACGCCGGCCTGCAGGGCTACGTGGCGACCACCAAGGTCGCCGAGCTCGAGCTCGGCCACGGTCTCAACGCCGCAACCGGCGAGTATGGCGACCTGCTGGCCGCAGGTGTCATCGACCCGGTGAAGGTCACCCGGTCCGCGCTGCGCAACGCCGCGTCCATCGCTGCGATGGTGCTCAGCACCGAGACCCTCGTGGTGGAGAAGCCGGAGGAGAAGGAAGAGGCCGGTCACGGCCACAGCCACTGA
- a CDS encoding WhiB family transcriptional regulator, with amino-acid sequence MGDPSTGPDPVAEQWDWQFEGLCRTVSPELFFHPEGERGSARRRRDERAKMLCLQCPVLERCRTHALRAREPYGVWGAMTEEERATILAEADISPAQEPAESRQGPSRNTA; translated from the coding sequence GTGGGAGACCCATCAACCGGGCCTGATCCGGTAGCAGAACAGTGGGACTGGCAGTTCGAGGGGCTCTGCCGCACGGTCAGCCCAGAACTCTTCTTCCATCCCGAGGGGGAGCGCGGATCGGCCCGGCGTCGTCGGGACGAACGAGCCAAGATGCTCTGTCTGCAGTGCCCCGTGCTGGAGCGGTGCCGCACCCACGCCCTGCGTGCGCGGGAGCCCTACGGTGTCTGGGGGGCGATGACCGAGGAGGAGCGCGCCACGATCCTGGCCGAGGCCGACATCAGCCCGGCGCAGGAGCCGGCCGAGAGTCGCCAGGGCCCGAGCCGCAACACAGCCTGA
- the guaB gene encoding IMP dehydrogenase, giving the protein MNLADTQSVVPDPFRALGLTYDDVLLLPGDTDLVPEEIDTTSRLTRDLSLRLPLVSAAMDTVTEGRMAIAMARQGGIGVLHRNLSVEDQAYQVDLVKRTQTGRITNPVTIGPDATLEELDQICGQYRVSGLPVVDPQGHLLGICTNRDLRFTPLAEWEQTLVRDVMTHTPLVTAPADVSREEATGILRAHKRERLPLVDDEGRLAGLITVKDFVKSEQFPHASKDGQGRLLVGAAIGYYGDAWERATTLIDAGVDVLVADTAHGHVRMLIDMVQRLKSDPATRHVQVVGGNVATRAGAAAFVEAGADAVKVGVGPGAICTTRVVTGIGAPQLTAVYEAAQAAREANVPVIADGGMKYSGDIAKALVAGAESVMMGSMLAGCEECPGELIFVNGKQYKSYRGMGSLGAMSSRGKKSFSKDRYFQAEVDSDDHIVPEGVEGRVAYKGALSNVVHQMSGGLRQAMFYVGARTVPELQAKGQFVRITQASLQESHPHDIQMTVEAPNYSIG; this is encoded by the coding sequence ATGAACCTGGCCGACACCCAGTCCGTAGTTCCTGACCCGTTCCGCGCGCTCGGCCTGACCTACGACGACGTCCTCCTGCTGCCCGGCGACACCGACCTGGTGCCCGAGGAGATCGACACCACGAGCAGGTTGACCCGCGACCTGAGCCTGCGCCTGCCGCTGGTGTCGGCCGCCATGGACACCGTCACCGAGGGTCGGATGGCCATCGCGATGGCCCGCCAGGGCGGGATCGGGGTCCTGCACCGCAACCTCTCCGTGGAGGACCAGGCCTACCAGGTCGATCTGGTGAAGCGGACCCAGACCGGGCGGATCACCAACCCGGTGACCATCGGTCCTGACGCGACGCTGGAGGAGCTCGATCAGATCTGCGGCCAGTACCGCGTCTCGGGTCTGCCGGTCGTCGACCCGCAGGGGCACCTGCTGGGCATCTGCACCAACCGCGACCTGCGCTTCACACCGCTCGCGGAGTGGGAGCAGACGCTGGTGCGTGACGTGATGACCCACACTCCGTTGGTCACCGCCCCGGCGGACGTCAGCCGCGAGGAGGCCACCGGCATCCTGCGGGCGCACAAGCGCGAGCGACTGCCCCTCGTCGACGACGAGGGACGCCTCGCGGGCCTGATCACCGTCAAGGACTTCGTGAAGTCCGAGCAGTTCCCGCACGCGAGCAAGGACGGTCAGGGTCGCCTCCTGGTGGGGGCTGCGATCGGCTACTACGGGGACGCCTGGGAGCGCGCCACGACCCTGATCGATGCCGGCGTCGACGTGCTCGTCGCCGACACCGCCCACGGGCACGTACGGATGCTGATCGACATGGTGCAGCGTCTGAAGTCCGACCCGGCGACCCGGCACGTGCAGGTCGTCGGCGGCAATGTCGCCACCCGCGCCGGTGCCGCCGCCTTCGTGGAGGCGGGAGCCGACGCGGTCAAGGTCGGGGTCGGACCGGGAGCGATCTGCACCACCCGTGTCGTGACCGGCATCGGGGCCCCGCAGCTGACGGCTGTCTACGAGGCGGCGCAGGCCGCCCGTGAGGCCAATGTGCCGGTGATCGCAGACGGCGGGATGAAGTACTCCGGTGACATCGCCAAGGCGCTGGTCGCCGGTGCCGAGTCCGTGATGATGGGCTCGATGCTGGCTGGGTGCGAGGAGTGCCCGGGTGAGCTGATCTTCGTCAACGGCAAGCAGTACAAGTCCTACCGGGGCATGGGCTCGCTCGGGGCGATGAGCTCGCGCGGCAAGAAGTCCTTCTCCAAGGACCGCTACTTCCAGGCCGAGGTGGACAGCGACGACCACATCGTGCCCGAGGGCGTGGAGGGTCGGGTCGCCTACAAGGGCGCGCTGTCCAATGTGGTGCACCAGATGTCCGGCGGACTGCGCCAGGCGATGTTCTATGTCGGGGCGCGCACCGTGCCCGAGCTGCAGGCCAAGGGTCAGTTCGTGCGCATCACCCAGGCCAGCCTGCAGGAGTCACACCCGCACGACATCCAGATGACCGTCGAGGCGCCGAACTACAGCATCGGTTAA
- a CDS encoding dioxygenase family protein, translated as MRQTTDRQPVLYLSHGAPPLADDETWTAQLRAWSDQLPRPRNILMVSAHWESAPLTVSASQERVPLLYDFWGFPQKYFEVEYAAPVAPDLANEVSTIIGDSVHRDEGRGLDHGAYVPLVEMFPDADIPVLQMSMPTLDPHELFEIGRKLAPLRDQGTLIVGSGFTTHNLKWFNPRNPADAAPPQVSAEFDHWAAEALARHDVDAVLDFATQAPGAHEAHPRTEHWAPLYVTLGVADASGGLDNEVAVDGFWYGLSKRSWQFG; from the coding sequence GTGCGGCAGACCACCGATCGCCAGCCCGTGCTGTATCTGAGCCACGGCGCCCCGCCGCTGGCCGACGACGAGACCTGGACAGCTCAACTGCGCGCCTGGTCCGACCAGCTCCCCCGACCCCGCAACATCCTGATGGTCTCGGCGCACTGGGAGTCGGCGCCGCTGACGGTCAGCGCGAGCCAGGAGCGGGTCCCGCTCCTCTACGACTTCTGGGGCTTTCCGCAGAAATACTTCGAGGTGGAGTATGCCGCGCCGGTCGCCCCTGACCTGGCGAACGAGGTGAGCACGATCATCGGCGACTCTGTCCACCGCGACGAGGGCCGCGGGCTGGACCACGGAGCCTACGTGCCGCTGGTCGAGATGTTCCCCGACGCGGACATTCCGGTGCTACAGATGTCGATGCCCACCCTCGACCCGCACGAGCTCTTCGAGATCGGTCGCAAGCTGGCGCCGCTGCGGGACCAGGGCACCCTCATCGTGGGGTCGGGCTTCACCACGCACAACCTGAAGTGGTTCAACCCGCGCAATCCGGCCGATGCTGCTCCGCCCCAGGTGTCGGCGGAGTTCGACCACTGGGCGGCCGAGGCGCTGGCCCGCCACGACGTCGACGCGGTGCTGGACTTTGCGACGCAGGCACCCGGGGCGCACGAGGCGCATCCGCGCACCGAGCACTGGGCCCCGCTCTATGTCACCCTCGGGGTGGCCGACGCCAGCGGCGGGCTCGACAACGAGGTGGCCGTGGACGGCTTCTGGTATGGCCTGTCGAAGCGGTCCTGGCAGTTCGGCTAA
- a CDS encoding GuaB3 family IMP dehydrogenase-related protein, with amino-acid sequence MNEIEIGRGKRGRRAYSFEDIAVVPSRRTRDPEDVSISWQIDAYHFELPVIAAPMDSVVSPQTAIMMGQLGGLGVLDLEGLWTRYDDPTEHLAEIAELDASASIPRLRELYAAPIRPELITQRLREIREAGVTVAGSLSPQRTQQFWRTVVDAGVDLFVIRGTTVSAEHVSSSAEPLNLKRFIYELDVPVIVGGAGTYTAALHLMRTGAAGVLVGFGGGATHTTRTTLGIHAPMATAIADVAAARRDYLDESGGRYVHVIADGGAGQSGDIVKAVACGADAVMVGAALARASEAPGRGFHWGSEAHHPFLPRGERVQVGTVGSLQEILTGPGRDASGTTNLMGALRRAMATTGYTDVKEFQRVEVVVAPYTRH; translated from the coding sequence GTGAATGAGATCGAGATCGGCCGTGGCAAGCGCGGGCGGCGCGCCTACTCCTTTGAGGACATCGCGGTGGTGCCGTCCCGACGCACCCGGGACCCCGAGGACGTGTCGATCAGCTGGCAGATCGATGCCTACCACTTCGAGCTGCCGGTCATCGCGGCACCGATGGACTCGGTCGTCTCCCCGCAGACCGCCATCATGATGGGACAGCTGGGCGGGCTCGGCGTGCTCGACCTCGAGGGCCTGTGGACCCGCTACGACGACCCCACCGAGCACCTGGCGGAGATCGCCGAGCTGGACGCCTCGGCGAGCATCCCCCGGCTGCGCGAGCTCTATGCCGCTCCGATCCGTCCGGAGCTGATCACCCAACGGCTCCGGGAGATCCGGGAGGCCGGGGTGACGGTCGCCGGCTCCCTGTCGCCGCAGCGGACCCAGCAGTTCTGGCGCACCGTGGTCGACGCGGGGGTCGACCTGTTCGTGATCCGCGGCACCACCGTCTCCGCCGAGCACGTCTCGAGCAGCGCGGAGCCGCTCAACCTCAAGCGCTTCATCTATGAGCTCGACGTCCCGGTCATCGTCGGCGGAGCGGGCACCTACACGGCCGCACTGCACCTGATGCGCACCGGAGCAGCCGGTGTCCTCGTCGGGTTCGGCGGCGGTGCGACCCACACCACCCGCACCACGCTCGGCATCCACGCGCCGATGGCCACCGCCATCGCCGACGTGGCGGCTGCCCGCCGGGACTACCTGGACGAGTCGGGTGGTCGCTATGTCCACGTCATCGCTGACGGTGGGGCGGGGCAGTCGGGCGACATCGTCAAGGCGGTGGCCTGCGGCGCCGATGCGGTCATGGTCGGGGCCGCCCTGGCCCGGGCCTCCGAGGCGCCCGGTCGTGGGTTCCACTGGGGCTCGGAGGCGCACCATCCGTTCCTGCCGCGCGGAGAGCGCGTCCAGGTCGGCACGGTCGGCAGCCTGCAGGAGATCCTCACCGGGCCGGGACGCGACGCCTCCGGCACCACCAACCTGATGGGCGCGCTGCGCCGGGCGATGGCCACCACCGGCTACACCGACGTCAAGGAGTTCCAGCGCGTCGAGGTGGTCGTCGCGCCCTACACGCGCCACTGA